The Corythoichthys intestinalis isolate RoL2023-P3 chromosome 1, ASM3026506v1, whole genome shotgun sequence genomic interval AGGAGCAACCTTCTGGCGTGGGATGGACACAAACATAATGTCCCAGAGGTGTTCTATTGGGTTTCGGTCAGGTGAACATGGGGGCCAGTCCATGGTATCAATTCCTTCATCTTCCGGGTACAGCCTGCATTATGGTCGGACCAGGAGGAATCCGGGTCCCACGGCACCGGCGTAGGTTCTAACAATAGGTTTCATCCAGATACTTAATAGCAGTCAGAGTGCCATTATCTAATCCATAGAGGTCTGTGCATCCATCCAGGGATATGcctccccagaccatcactggccCACCACCAAACCGTTCAAGCCGCTTGATGTTGCAGGCAGAAAAATGTTCTCCACGGCATCTACGCACTCTATGGTGCCGGACAGTGAGCACTGGCAGTGCTCGTCCTTTTCCGCCATGCACAAAGGAGGCGGTACCGAGCCTGTTAAGGGTTTATAGACCTCCCTCTCCTGGAATCTCCGCCATGCTCTTGAGACGGAGCAAACCTTCTTGCAATGACACGTATTGATGTGCCATCCTGGAGGAGTTGGACTACTCGTGCAACCTCTGTAGCTTTCAGGTACCGCACCATGCTAACAGAGATGTTGATGCAAGCCAAATGAGAAACTACAGCAGTAGAATGCCAGTCAGTCAAAAAATCAGCCTAAAGAGACGAGGAGGATAAAAAAGTATCAGTGGCCTTAACCTGGGAAATCATTCCTGTTTTGGGGGCCTTCTCATTGTTGCCCCTGTTGTTGATTTTATTAACAACAAAGCTGAAACTGATGAACGCCAACAATTTTGTACCTCAAATTTTTTTCGAGCAGTGTATTTGCCGTCAATCCTCCTCAAAACATTTTGCCATTCGCGTGGATCTTGAACatctttattgaaaaaaaactttgtggGTTCATTTTCAGGTAAAAGTAAAGAGGCAGAGATCAAGAGAATCAACAAGGAGCTAGCCAACATTCGATCAAAATTCAAAGGTAAGTCTAGCCAAAACACTGACCATAAAAAAAATGCGTGTGCTTGCTTCACGttgcaaaaaagtgttttttaaaagaACCAACCCAAGGCAAAAATTTGAGAAAAAATACTTGTTTTGATTCATGAATGGCAAagtaacatttatgaaaatgacATCATAGCAGCAAAACATGACAAAGCTATTCTTGGGATAATGCAAATATGCACAAGTTGTTTTAAGAACTAGCACAGTAGCTTACACAATTTTGCTCAAATGTAAGGAGGTATCTTAGATCTAATACTAGTGAGTGGGGTTTACTTTTTTTGactgttgtttatttatttggaatAATATCATTTATAATAAATCCATATTGATATTGGAACAAATTGTGTTGGCTGTGTGATTGTCGTGCACTGATTACTTCTATACGGTTGGCAGCGGGATCCGAGTGGAGATCCGGACATTTTTAGGCGTATTGGCGGTATTACTCAGAGATGTCCCAGtggtgatttttcattttttgactttcaaTCTCCTTTTTCCAAGATCTGTTTTGTTGTTGCCAATCTGAGATCCCGTATTTCAGACCAATagaaatgcacaaaaaaaaaaaaatgcaaccagTGAATGACGAATTCTATTTTTTGTGTTAAAGCGAGCCCCGTTGGTACCTCTTCAAGAAATTCTCTGTTTACAAATATTACACGATGCTCTGTGACTATCATTAGTTTCTACAGAGAATTAGTCCCACAGCGGACATGTTTGCCTACCGGTTGAATTTACAGCATCCGAAGAGCGTGATGGCGCTGAAAACAAATGTAAATAGAGGATCAGATTAAATCGTGTGACCAATGCGATACTCCAAAAATAGCTGCACTGGGCACTGATACCAATACTGAGTATGAGATCGGGACATATGGAATCCCATCTATGTAGCATGTCGGTAGAAACTGGGCGCTATCCGCTGGCGATAATACTGTACATTGCAGGAACAGGTCTATTCATGAAGATggaaatcatgatggaaaaatTGTATATATCGTTTGACGATATAAATCGTCATATTATACATGACTGTGTCACACCGGGTTTAAAAATGAACTCGCTGGCTCCCATTGACTGCGACATACGTCGAATCCATTTGAATGGCGGGGTGAATAATCAATACtagcctctcccagttcaaatagatttgacctctattgccgtcaatggcgctgAATCAGAAttgaataatattaatgctatgtCTCATCCAGGTGACAAGGCTCTGGATGGGTACAGCAAGAAGAAGTATGTGTGCAAGCTGCTTTTCATCTTCCTTTTGGGCCACGATATCGACTTTGGACACATGGAGGCCGTCAACTTGCTCAGTTCCAACAAATACACAGAGAAACAAATTGTAAGTCCGCATttgttttggagcagtttttatATTCCATTGAAGCTTGAATGTAAAactaaacacaaaaataacgTGTTTTCAGGATGTACTATGTTTTATCTTATTGCTAAGGAAGATGTTATTGACATGCTAATGGTAATTAGCATTGTGTCGGCATATGTAActctgaaaataattatttcgATGTAGTGTATGACTAGaggcataaaaaataaatgaattttccttcattgttttttatttacaggaattaaaaacagttaaatgataatgatacaTTTAATGAATTTGCAActtaaatattgtttttttggaccgtttttaatcaaagatgtgaaaaaaaacaaaacaacaacaaaagacaataatggctgccattgacggcgctagacattcaATCCTTTTAGACTGGGAAGGACGAATCCACATTTGTTGATTTGTCCCTCCCAGTGGAAATGGCTTagacatctagcgctgtcaatggcactgaaagactaGCATtctcagccagtcctcccagtttaattaAATTGGACAGCTGTTGTTAtcaatgccagccaatgagtcaaaaaataaaatgtattcctCCTCTGTCCAAGATGTACCCATCCACCCTCTCACTTTAAAGGGATTGGACATCAACAAGTGTTAAACTGATTTAGAGTCATTAGTAGATTCTATTATTATAATggcatatttacaggtcttaacaaaaaaaacagtcaggaagcTAAACAtcgagtgccgtcaatggcattgaaagacgGGCAGCCCTCCAGTTCATCTGAATTGGACATTAGTTGTTCTTCATGGTGGGCAATGAGTTAAGAAGCTCAACAAGGACAAGttttaggtcaacaatgtctctcAACAAGTCATCGACTACCAAAATACAGTAGTTGAAGCTAAAGCTAGTAGTAGTTGAATTACTCTGATCACAAGTTTTAACAAAACCTCGTGCAATGATTATTCTTTATTGGTGAGCAACAGATACTTCCAGACAACTTGTACTTATGAACTTAAATGATCTTGTGTTGTGTTGCCTTCAGGGTTACCTGTTTATCTCCGTGCTGGTCAACTCCAACAGCGAGCTGATCCACCTCATCAACAACGGCATCCGGAACGACCTGAACAGCCACAACCCCACCTTCATGAACCTGGCGCTCCATTGCATCGCCAACGTGGGCAGTCGCGAAATGGCCGAGGCCTTCGCCTCCGACATCCCGCGCATCCTAGTGGCTGGGTGCGGAATTGCGTGAACTCGttcataggctaggttcataccgcaggtcttaatgcttgaatccgatttttttgactttttccgactcgagtgaggcattaacttgacggtctgaacgggaaaagttgcataaaagtggaccatttcaaatccgatctaggtcactttcgtatgtggttcaaatccgatccgggccatatttttcctgcggtatgaacctagtcaTAAAGTCTTTTCCTTTTTAACGCCAGAGCATCTTGTTTTCAAGAGTACAGTAAAAGGTGTAGCTTTACAAGAACCAAGTTGTATTTTTGTCCTTTCCGACTTGTTGAAATGGGAAAATTTCAGTTTTGTGTTATGACTTTTTCATgacaaaatgtaatttagtttttGTAAAAAACTTCGCTCCCGCACTTCTTTTAGGAGTGCTTTGACCCCTTGATTATACTTGACGCAAAAATACATAAAGCTATGCGTACAGTAGTATTAATAACAAAAACTAAATGTAGAAAatataattgaaaaatatatcaaaatatacaaaaaagaaagtaaatatatataccgtaattttcgcactataaggtgcacctgactataaggcggcacccaccaaatgtgacaggaaaacggcatttgttaatagataaaccgcactggactataagccgcagctgtactcactttattatgggatatttacaccaaaatatattaattggtaacactttatttaacagcggcgtaatacaactgtcataaatgaaccaccataaagctttgaaccaagtgGCTGCAAAGCTCCATTGCTTCAAGGGGCGTCATTTggccactgctcccttgggggcgggggggggcagTCAACCTCTACTGCACCTAATGTTAACACTGTTGttgcccaacatgcctcctagcgtgcattgcagcgctacagatgtaaataagaatcaaaattcatgttctgtgctaattttttattcagttgctgttccaggtgtttcattaattgcttgttatggcatttggtaacactttatttgacagtggcgccataagactgtcattagacaatcataattatgacatgtccgtgtcatgagtattaatgaatgtttataactgatgtcatttagtgttatccggtaaatgatctcatttttgaatggatgtaaaagaggcgagctggacataaatggagttggtgccGGAtgtcacttaatgacatctgtcataagcattcagaaatgcccatgatggtgtcatgtcataattttgatggtcttatgacagtcttaagacGCCGCtatcaaacaaagtgttaacaaaaataccataaataataataaataattagcactgaacatgaattttgattgttatttatatctgtagtgctgcaatgcatgctacgaGACAtgggttgcctattaacccaaataaatcaacaaataagccacaggattcaaaatgaaggaaaaacgtagtggcttatagtccgaaaattacagttgatcaatttttagaaaaatctaggtataaaaaaatcttttttttttttatattttcaaaccagtttctttgattttcttaacattaatttttttcaatttttctttgaaatgttCCCCAATTTGAAAAAACGAGACTTTATAAGATTGTCCTTTTCAGGGACACCATGGACAGCGTGAAGCAGAGCGCGGCGCTGTGCCTCCTCCGCCTCAATAAGACTTCACCTGACCTGGTGCCCATGGGCGAGTGGACGGCCAGGGTGGTCCACCTGCTTAATGACCAGCACCTGGTAAAACTTAACGCACcaaagcttgttttttttgtttatttgtaacTCATCTTTGGCTCTAGCTTTCTAAACGGTGCACATTTTTGCAGCCTTTTCTGACTCTTTCCGGCCGTAGGTGACCTACCTGTGTGTTTTCAGGGCGTGGTGACGGCGGCCACCAGCCTCATCGGCAGGCTAGCCCAAAAGAGTCCGGATGATTTCAAAACGGCCGTGTCGCTGGCGGTGGCCCGACTTAGCAGGGTGGGTGTGGCTTGACGGTTAGCTGAAGAATCACATTTACTCCTTTGAAATGTACTCACTAATTTTTTTCAGATCGTGACATCGGCGTCCATCGATCTTCAGGACTACACGTACTACTTTGTGGCGGCGCCGTGGCTCTCTGTTAAACTGCTGAGACTGCTGCAGTGCTACCCGCCACCTGGTGCTTATTCTTTGATTTTGACAGCATTTGTGTTTGAACCCGTGCCGGAATCTTATCTTTGGTGCGTGGCAGAGGACACGTCGCTGCGAAGTCGCCTGACGGAATGTCTGGAGACCATCTTAAACAAAGCCCAGGAGCCACCCAAGTCCAAGAAGGTTCAGCACTCCAACGCCAAGAACGCCGTCCTCTTTGAAGCCATTTCGCTCATCATCCACCATGACAGGTCCAAGTTTGCTTTCAGAAAATACTTAAGAGCTACGGATATTCAAATGTGATCTGCTGTCGCGCAGCGAGCCCACCCTACTGGTGCGAGCGTGTAACCAACTGGGTCAGTTTCTCCAGCACCGTGAGACCAATTTACGCTACTTAGCTCTGGAGAGCATGTGCACGCTGGCCAGCTCCGAGTTCTCCCACGAGGCCGTCAAGACGCACATGGATACCGTTATCAACGCTCTCAAGgtcagttgtttttttcctgctaTATTGGTTTTATACTGTATAAGCTCTtccactgccattgactgcagtAGGCGTCCAATCGTGTGACGTCCAGtcattcttctgctgtgaattgaaatgattgATTCTGTCACGAGTAGAcgcccaatctatttgaactgggagggatggcagcgaatgaatgttcgCTGTCGTTTTTttctagagttgtccgatgCCCCACTGGCTGCTTAGataatgataaatataaaaAGTTCaaagttttccaaataaaataaacattctgtgaaaatgaATAGAATAACTTAAACTGAAATTGTAGAAATTGTCCCGTATGAATAATACAAGTTAAAGTGAGCTAAAATGtccattaataaataaaaggagTCATTCACAATTTAATCACGTTTACAGTAGTTACGCCAAATCGCAACTAGGGGGcgaccaaagcattacaaatacggGAAGGCGATCATAGGACATGCCAATGCAGATTTTGGTATTTTCTTACCATTTTAGatttcttagtgactatttctttcgACGCAGTAGTTATATGTAACGAGtttattaattcattatttttcattcatttatcgtTCATTTCATTTCTGCCCCATCAATGCAAATGGTCTATTCATatcacaaatcccaagcatcttaggccatgtccacacctagcagggttgtttttttaaaccgagGATTCAGCCCTATTACGTCTACACCTGCacgtttgttgaaaaaaaaagcttccacagccaatcgcagttatttgtttttaagtacattcataacaatgcgtGAAAAATAGTTGTCCATAGTACCCCCATCCTtcgcatgtgttcttcaatatgaagcactgcaagagtttgtaaataaacgaaagcaaaaagcacctgtctaataaTTAGTTCTAAACGTAAACGATGTAAACGTTGGTTTCATGTGTGACACAGGAACAAAGTTGGTCAGTGACAGTCAAATATTCGGTTATCGGTGTTCACGTGATGGCGCCACAAACTCAGAATTtgcacatcttcactttggacgaagtttttaagaaccctcgttttcaatgcccaaaatgtgcgtgtggatgatagcccaaaccgtagaaaaagttctactttttgCTAAATACCCTGCaatgtgtagacatggccttagttgggagacatctaatggtcaattagcataactgctgtgctaaactgtgaccagaAAGCAGAAGGctcctacattcactttgaaggcaatatGCATCGTAGGCCAAACCCGATTATGAAATaaccgataatatcggacaactcgtgcttttttccccccatttatTTAAAGctggtttttcaaattttagatTTACATCAATTtcagcattttttgaaaaattaaagaaacgcaTCACGGTTAGGTAGTATTCATCATCGTCATCATTTTTCACACGCGCTTGTCCCTCAGACGGAGCGAGACGTGAGCGTTCGCCAGCGCGCGGTGGACCTTCTCTACGCCATGTGTGACCGCAGCAACGCCAAGCAGATCGTGGCGGAGATGCTGAGCTACCTGGAGACCGCCGACTACTCCATCCGAGAGGAGATAGTACGTACGGCAAATATATCCTCGGATATAAAGGTTTCCTCGACAATTTCCCTCCCCTCCAGGTGCTCAAAGTGGCCATTCTGGCCGAGAAGTACGCGGTGGACTACACCTGGTACGTGGACACCATCCTTAACCTCATCCGCATGGCCGGAGACCACGTGAGCGAGGAAGTGTGGTATCGTGTCATCCAGATCGTCATCAATAGAGACGACGTACAGGGCTACGCAGCCAAGACGGTCTTTGAGGTGAGGGCCGACCGACCGTCTCGTGACGCGGTCCTGGACTTTGACCTCATAGTTGCCGAATCCCTCGTAGGCCCTTCAAGCACCCGCCTGTCATGAGAACTTGGTGAAAGTGGGAGGCTACATCCTGGGGGAGTTTGGTAATCTGATTGCCGGAGATCCGCGATCCAGGTACGAGCTAGGGATGCGCCCGATTCGACCGCGTGATCCGAAATCGGGTctgtcagggaagctcaaatgtgaactccaagacaagtgttacctcgatagcgcgaatagagaaatgaatacgaccccaaccatggattgcttttcttcgaaggctttatgaacaagagctctcgggtacaaaccgatgtgacccagccaggagctgtgatcacccagaaagtacaaagaagtacaatagaggctggacatttatactgttgaaagggcggtgccgaagcccaccgtgaaaGGAAGCTTActaagaaacgaaactcatcatctcacaaacctgggtatttttcccatataaaaacatctttgagctgagaccttgaacaCCGGTCCCGGCTAGAACGAAGATAAGCTTGGTCTGATAAACCACAGTTGCTCATTGtgttcattcagggcatattggaaaacaggaacataacagtccatatttgggcattttATGAAGGCTACGGAGAGGCACACTCAACAGATtaatgctacaatgttctcatgcaagcataacaaaagcatacaaaatatgttgtataatggttgtgttttaagcataaaTTAAATTCTCTCACAAGGTcctatcaggtcatttgagaggatcggaatcgggtttttaatacgtatttttattttgaactcATTAGTTGACATTAAAGactatagacgttcaatctattttgaatgggagggttggcagcgatcatttgATTGGGGGGAAGTGAATTGGCTAGTCAATATATTGATCTTTCACGAAAATACAGTACTACCTCAACTACAGAAAACGGATCTATGCTGTTTTAATAGTTAAGCCatatttttgttggttttatCCTTTAGTCCCTTGGTCCAGTTCAACCTGCTTCACTCCAAGTTCCACTTGTGCTCGGTGCCCACGCGAGCGCTGTTGCTCTCCGCCTACATCAAGTTCATCAACCTTTTCCCGGAGGTGAAGAGCACCATCCAGGACGTTTTGCGCTCGGACAGCCAGCTCCGCAACGCCGACGTGGAGCTGCAGCAGAGAGCCGTGGAGTACCTGAGGCTCAGTTCTATCGCCACCACAGACATCCTGGTACGCGGTAGGACTACGTGCCGTTTGTGAGCGGGTCCCAGTTTCGATTTTCTTCCCTCCGCAGGCTACCGTATTGGAGGAAATGCCGCCTTTTCCGGAGAGAGAGTCTTCCATCCTggctaaattgaaaaaaaagaaggGACCCGGCAACCTGCCCGGCATCGATGACACGCGCCGCAACGTGAACGGCGACGCGGAACACAACGGCGAGAACGGCGACGCTGCCGGCACGGTGACGTAAAATTGGCGCGCTTACTTTTCTTTTGGCTACTTGCTGACTTTTCACTTTtcctcttttttctttctttgattCCCTTCCCCCTTCCTTTCATCAGTCCCCTCCTTCACTGATGATGGCGCCTCTCGCCAACAGGCCTCGCCCCGCCCACTCTATTCCTATCATGGTACATAAGATGACTGCGTTTGAATTACGTCTTGATGTTTGGAGTGTTCCATGTAGTTGGTGGTCCGTTTCATACGGCTAATgttcaaaatatcaaaaaataaatcagtGGGCAAACATTTTATACAGCGGGCCTGTAACTGTAATGCTACTAGTTGAATGTAACACGTGCAAACGTTAGTTGGTTTTGGTCACTTGTTGAAGTAGaaatacatttcattttttaatgtattttttaaaataaaagttttgttttttcatagggTCAGTTTCGCCCCTCATGTTCACGGTTGCGCCACATATAAAAGAAAAGCCccaatcattttatttttaaaaatgcgtatTGTCCGACAGTTTTTGTCCCATTCACATAATTTGTGCATCCCAAAAAGTTATTAGTCAATGGATAATGTTGACATGTACAAAATTTCTTTATCTCGATCAGAGTTTGGATTCAATTTAGGATCGGCCATTCAGGTAAACAAAATTGTCGGTGTCAGGATAAGCGACCGGGTTTGCAAACAGTAGGACGTCGACTAGATACTCAGAGGTAATTTCCCCTCCCCCCCCCTAATACTGGGTTCCCCACTTCACATTACTAACTTTGCTTGAGCACACGCGTCACACACCTCTCCCAATCACACTCCTATCAGACCTATCTTCCCTCTTCTTATCCTTCAGTTACTAATTGCTCCTCCCCTCAACATGCACACACGATGTCCTCTAGTAAGAAGTTATAGCGCCACTGCTTACACTCGGTAGCATGAAAATTTGACatagatgtgaccgaaaattcggtGCCGAAAAACATCGGCctcaaaattaaaaatgcatcatTGGTTTTCGGTAGATGTGACAGAATATTCGGCACCGGAAAtagctaaaaaaaatatttcggtTTTTGGTGTTGAAAACCGAAAGTTTACCACagaattaggcctgaacgatattggaaaaaactattgttgcgattttttttaggtgtgcaatatattgcgatattgtattgtgatagtaaaaaaaaaaacatttttaaagaaatattcactagatgacttgaatagctgtttggaaatactttgcatgacacaccgtgaccacagtgtattcatataataccgtttcatttgtgaatgattaagattgctgtattattatgaagggatccaggaagccatgtctgcacaaaatagataatttcttgaacacaatatttgacacttcaacagcagcaaatacattaaatgacaaataaaagagcaggtgcattcgtcccctgagtttttgacaaaatataacaataaataacaacttcggtaaaataacaacaaagttgtaaacatatttgaacaaaaatattaaatatgacaaataagagttgttcacaaactataacaataaataagaacctcagtaaaacaataaagttgtcaacatatttgaacttaaatattaaatctgtcaaataaaagtgcaagtgcattagtcccctgagttgtttacacaaaatataacaatatagaactgcaaaactgcaacaaagttgtaaaaatatttaaaaaatattaagtatcaaaactttatgtgcagctgtactatagttatttgaaaaatacgatttacagttaatttaaatataaaagaaacagaaactcaattgaacttgtaaataattgaactgaataacagcaaataactgatgaataacagaaccattttaactcccaaatttatgtatttgtctgcatatcgtccaccttccttgctcagcaattctcaactgggtctcatcggtttttggccaagactactagtttatccaccattgcaggcttgagacaacaacgttggcacgtaacaatgttcccacctgtactaaaaagcctctgatgggaagctcgtagcaggaatgcatagatacctgcgttttaaatggtcccacatgttcgacggattacttcttgttgaggcaaccatggcgaggcactgtcaacagggctgtttttttgttccttatattcttgtcgatagccaaaatacttccaaaactccttttggagacagtcttccctattcaacgtgctgcttgattgcttgctttcactttgaaaacggcccctcctccctccgctctgctgttcggcccctcctccctccactccgctctagcaggggagggggaggagccgagtaCTGCGAGCTGGAGAGAATGAGAGACTGTTCACTCTCCTTCTCGCTCcttgctcaaaacaaacgtttgtggatttaaaaaaatgaaatgaaaaaactatcgcacgtccttgcgatgggactattgcgcatgcgcacatcgcgatggcgatgtttaaacgatatatcgttcaggcctagaatAGTAGTCATTTTTTGATGATATCATTAAAACAAGGGGAGAAAcaacactactggctcacagccaagCCAGCATGTCCGACGTTTGGATACTTCCAAACCGCGGGCTACTATTCAGTCTTCAACACCGAAATAGTGTTTGTAGCTATTTTCGGTGCTAAATTTTCAGCACATCTCTAATACTTAAAGATGCATGTTCCTCTTTAACTCCCATGTGGCACGTTAAAATTCTTTAGCCTATAAAGAGACTCAGATTCACATTTCCTGTGTTTCAGCAGCGGAATAAGACAGGCTGAAAATATAATGTTATATAGCTCCGATTAGGACTTGCATGTTCATGCGTCACACTTTTGGTCAAAACTAATTATTTTGACACGGccgaatataccaaaaaaaaggaGTAGAAGAAGAAGCAACAAATATTGCTACGTCCATTTCTACTTTAACCGTTAGCGTTATTTGCAATGTATCTTCCAATTTTGTCTTGTACCGACCAGGTCTTTTGCTCACTGTGCTTCTACTGGTTTCCGGGAATAACAGAAACATGTATATTGATGTTACAGACATGGGCGGTAAAGGCGGTGTCTTCGAAATTTTCAAAATAAGTGTTTTCAAGCGCACTGATCGGATGCTAAATCCACATAAAACATCCCTCTGGTTAGAAATAAAATCCTGATCGGGTCAGTATATTCCCAGTGGGGGGTGTGCCTTAAGCATTTTTATTCCGATCAGGCTTTTAATCCGAATAAATGTGTCCGTGTAAAGGTAGTCATTGTCTTGTGTGCCGGGGTTGCTCCCACCGAGCGCCACGCGtactaactcattgcctgccattgacagtgctagatggCCAATTTCAATTATCCGaactattgccgtcaatagtAGTGAAACGTGCATCTTCGGAGATGATTCATTTTGACCCATCCCATGCTTCTCACGCAGAACTCGGCACATACCTTGAACGATCTGCTCAACCTCAACTCGCCACCCGCCGCCAACTCCAGTCTTCTGATCGATGTCTTCTCGGACGCCGTGCAGGACCCCGCCTCTGCTTTTGACTCCGCCTTTAACCCAGCCCCTGAAGTCTCTGATGAAAGTTTCAGCAGgtttgttttggcgaaaaatgatgtcaatattagtgttgcaccgatacagcATTAAAATGACGTCATCGGTATCGGCAATTGCTAATGAATAGCGTGCCGATGCCGTGCAGTATGTGAACTGTCCTGAAATAGTTTCCAACCACTGGTCACTCTACCCATGACGGCCGCCAGCTAGGCATCCAGTTATGAAAAAGTACTTGTGGCCCTTCCCAAGATGATGATCAACATCCAATCGTGTGGTGTCCAATCGTCCTTCTGCTAggaatttcaatgagtttatcactagtagacgttttGAAGCGGAAAGATTTgccgcgaatgaacgttcgtttattcactgccaacatcccacttcaaatggattggacgtctactagtgatactcattttcaattcacaacagaaggatgattggatgcCACATGGTTGGCAATTGTGGCAtgagtcagtggcagccaatgaggtcaATTATAACATTTGTTCTTCCCTGGTCCAAGATGCACCAATTCATTTATCACTAGTACATCTATTTAAAGTGGGAAGGTTGCAGCAAATGAACAAGCAAATGAGCAAAATTCCTCCCACTttaattggattggac includes:
- the LOC130921076 gene encoding AP-2 complex subunit alpha-2-like isoform X2 produces the protein MPAVSKGDGMRGLAVFISDIRNCKSKEAEIKRINKELANIRSKFKGDKALDGYSKKKYVCKLLFIFLLGHDIDFGHMEAVNLLSSNKYTEKQIGYLFISVLVNSNSELIHLINNGIRNDLNSHNPTFMNLALHCIANVGSREMAEAFASDIPRILVAGDTMDSVKQSAALCLLRLNKTSPDLVPMGEWTARVVHLLNDQHLGVVTAATSLIGRLAQKSPDDFKTAVSLAVARLSRIVTSASIDLQDYTYYFVAAPWLSVKLLRLLQCYPPPEDTSLRSRLTECLETILNKAQEPPKSKKVQHSNAKNAVLFEAISLIIHHDSEPTLLVRACNQLGQFLQHRETNLRYLALESMCTLASSEFSHEAVKTHMDTVINALKTERDVSVRQRAVDLLYAMCDRSNAKQIVAEMLSYLETADYSIREEIVLKVAILAEKYAVDYTWYVDTILNLIRMAGDHVSEEVWYRVIQIVINRDDVQGYAAKTVFEALQAPACHENLVKVGGYILGEFGNLIAGDPRSSPLVQFNLLHSKFHLCSVPTRALLLSAYIKFINLFPEVKSTIQDVLRSDSQLRNADVELQQRAVEYLRLSSIATTDILATVLEEMPPFPERESSILAKLKKKKGPGNLPGIDDTRRNVNGDAEHNGENGDAAGTNSAHTLNDLLNLNSPPAANSSLLIDVFSDAVQDPASAFDSAFNPAPEVSDESFSRFVCKNNGVLYENQLLQIGLKSEYRQNLGRMYVFFGNKTSSQFLSFSSSVTGDDALKTHVNVHAKAVDPVIEGGAQVQQVLNIECVSEFSDAPLLNIQFRYGGTPQNISIKLPVMLNKFFQPTEMTSQDFFQRWKQLGLPQQEVQKIFKPKHPMDTEVAKAKILGFGVALLDGVDPNPANFVGAGVIHTKTSQVGCLLRLEPNMQAQMYRLTLRTSRDAVSQRLCHLLSEQF
- the LOC130921076 gene encoding AP-2 complex subunit alpha-2-like isoform X1; this translates as MPAVSKGDGMRGLAVFISDIRNCKSKEAEIKRINKELANIRSKFKGDKALDGYSKKKYVCKLLFIFLLGHDIDFGHMEAVNLLSSNKYTEKQIGYLFISVLVNSNSELIHLINNGIRNDLNSHNPTFMNLALHCIANVGSREMAEAFASDIPRILVAGDTMDSVKQSAALCLLRLNKTSPDLVPMGEWTARVVHLLNDQHLGVVTAATSLIGRLAQKSPDDFKTAVSLAVARLSRIVTSASIDLQDYTYYFVAAPWLSVKLLRLLQCYPPPEDTSLRSRLTECLETILNKAQEPPKSKKVQHSNAKNAVLFEAISLIIHHDSEPTLLVRACNQLGQFLQHRETNLRYLALESMCTLASSEFSHEAVKTHMDTVINALKTERDVSVRQRAVDLLYAMCDRSNAKQIVAEMLSYLETADYSIREEIVLKVAILAEKYAVDYTWYVDTILNLIRMAGDHVSEEVWYRVIQIVINRDDVQGYAAKTVFEALQAPACHENLVKVGGYILGEFGNLIAGDPRSSPLVQFNLLHSKFHLCSVPTRALLLSAYIKFINLFPEVKSTIQDVLRSDSQLRNADVELQQRAVEYLRLSSIATTDILATVLEEMPPFPERESSILAKLKKKKGPGNLPGIDDTRRNVNGDAEHNGENGDAAGTSPPSLMMAPLANRPRPAHSIPIMNSAHTLNDLLNLNSPPAANSSLLIDVFSDAVQDPASAFDSAFNPAPEVSDESFSRFVCKNNGVLYENQLLQIGLKSEYRQNLGRMYVFFGNKTSSQFLSFSSSVTGDDALKTHVNVHAKAVDPVIEGGAQVQQVLNIECVSEFSDAPLLNIQFRYGGTPQNISIKLPVMLNKFFQPTEMTSQDFFQRWKQLGLPQQEVQKIFKPKHPMDTEVAKAKILGFGVALLDGVDPNPANFVGAGVIHTKTSQVGCLLRLEPNMQAQMYRLTLRTSRDAVSQRLCHLLSEQF